In the Endozoicomonas sp. SCSIO W0465 genome, GTAAGGTGATGTAAGTGAAGGATTCAGAAGTAAAAAAACTGATCAAAGCAAAAAAGGAAGGGCGCTATGCTGCCGGTAATGGTCTGTATCTGCGCATCAGCAAGGAGCTGTCTGTAACGTGGATTGTTCGATATACAGTGTCGGGTCATGGTGATAAACGAAAACGTAAGGAGGTCACGATAGGCAGCTATCCTGATATGTCATTGCATCAGGCCAATCTCAAGGCGGGTGACATTAAGGAAAAGCTGAAAGAAGGGGAAGACCCGATGGTTGCCAAACGTATTCAGCAGGCAATAGGGAGGCAGGAAGTTGCCAATGTTGATGAACTGGCCATCGAGTGGATTAACCATAAGAAGAAAAATATTAAAACCTGGTGGCGGAATGAACGGTATTACAA is a window encoding:
- a CDS encoding integrase arm-type DNA-binding domain-containing protein, which produces MKDSEVKKLIKAKKEGRYAAGNGLYLRISKELSVTWIVRYTVSGHGDKRKRKEVTIGSYPDMSLHQANLKAGDIKEKLKEGEDPMVAKRIQQAIGRQEVANVDELAIEWINHKKKNIKTWWRNERYYNKDIGPKVGLMRPDQVTPLHIKKLVEDVCVFWLT